A section of the Synechococcus sp. MU1617 genome encodes:
- a CDS encoding CAAD domain-containing protein, translating to MSDAPTEVKDAATTVTTPVDAPTQDDTTSFAERYSDVLGKVNDTLDGVDWSQMGRIGKIVGIFAAVIIAQILIKGILDTINLLPIVPGLLELLGVVVVGQWSWKNLTTSEKRNALVQRVQTLRKEYLG from the coding sequence ATGAGTGACGCCCCCACTGAAGTAAAGGATGCCGCCACAACCGTGACGACACCCGTCGACGCTCCTACTCAGGACGACACCACCTCCTTTGCTGAGCGCTACAGCGACGTTCTCGGCAAGGTGAACGACACCCTCGATGGGGTCGACTGGAGTCAGATGGGCCGCATCGGCAAGATCGTCGGCATCTTTGCGGCGGTGATCATTGCCCAGATCCTGATCAAGGGAATCCTCGACACGATCAATCTGCTGCCGATCGTTCCGGGGCTGCTTGAACTTCTCGGTGTGGTCGTTGTGGGCCAATGGAGCTGGAAGAACCTGACCACGAGCGAAAAGCGCAATGCTCTAGTGCAGCGTGTTCAAACCCTCCGGAAGGAGTACCTGGGCTGA
- a CDS encoding M67 family metallopeptidase, giving the protein MRRILLAPHPEEGCALLLGQRTNAGCLRLTTTWPCCNVWGRGASGQRPVHDRRRRFLVDPREQLAAQRWARDRHQRCLGVAHSHPASEPVPSPHDRRWGKAESLMLILSASFGLRAWWLHGDRSVDEIPIQLWDTHNHA; this is encoded by the coding sequence TTGCGCCGCATTTTGTTGGCGCCCCACCCCGAAGAAGGCTGTGCCCTGCTGCTGGGACAACGGACGAATGCAGGCTGTTTGAGGCTGACCACGACCTGGCCCTGTTGCAATGTCTGGGGACGAGGGGCATCCGGTCAGCGGCCTGTCCATGACCGTCGCAGAAGGTTTCTGGTGGATCCGAGGGAGCAGTTGGCAGCACAGCGATGGGCACGGGATCGCCATCAACGTTGTCTTGGCGTGGCCCACTCCCATCCGGCCTCCGAGCCTGTGCCCTCGCCCCACGATCGCCGCTGGGGGAAGGCTGAAAGTCTGATGCTGATTCTCTCTGCCTCGTTCGGCCTGCGGGCCTGGTGGCTGCATGGTGACCGCAGCGTGGATGAAATCCCGATTCAGCTCTGGGACACTCACAACCATGCATGA
- the moeB gene encoding molybdopterin-synthase adenylyltransferase MoeB — protein MHDQPMLSADERGRYARHLILPEVGLAGQLRLKSASVLCVGSGGLGSPLLLYLAAAGVGRIGIVDGDVVELSNLQRQVIHSSSGVGGSKARSAAARIHDLNPHCQVEVHEHMLTVGNALDLIGDYDLVCDGTDNFPSRYLINDACVLLGKPLVYGSVQRFDGQVSLFNRTPTSPNYRDLLPEPPPPDAVPSCSEAGVMGVMPGLIGLLQATEAIKLITGIGDCLDGRLLVVDALAMRFRELTLRVDPDRPKVESLIDYREFCKPTAPAMNSISVIELKALLESGATDMALIDVRTPEEAQVASIVGSELIPLASIESGEAMERLRDLSTSKQIFVHCKLGGRSAKAVSLLKQSGIEAVNVSGGIEAWSDEIDPSLARY, from the coding sequence ATGCATGACCAACCGATGCTGAGTGCTGATGAGCGGGGGCGCTACGCCCGCCATCTGATCCTTCCCGAGGTTGGCCTTGCCGGTCAGCTGCGGTTGAAGTCTGCTTCGGTGCTCTGTGTTGGCAGCGGTGGGCTGGGATCTCCACTGCTGCTGTACTTGGCTGCGGCAGGCGTGGGCCGCATCGGAATCGTGGATGGAGATGTGGTGGAGCTCTCCAATCTCCAGCGGCAGGTGATCCACAGCTCCAGCGGGGTTGGCGGCTCCAAGGCCCGCTCAGCCGCAGCGCGGATCCACGATCTCAATCCCCACTGTCAGGTGGAGGTGCATGAACACATGCTGACTGTGGGCAATGCCCTGGACCTCATCGGTGACTACGACCTGGTCTGTGACGGTACCGACAACTTCCCCAGCCGTTATCTGATCAACGACGCCTGTGTGTTGCTCGGCAAGCCCCTTGTCTATGGCTCCGTGCAGCGCTTTGACGGGCAGGTCAGCCTGTTCAATCGCACGCCGACGAGCCCCAACTACCGCGATCTGCTGCCGGAACCACCTCCGCCGGACGCTGTTCCGTCCTGCTCGGAGGCTGGTGTGATGGGTGTGATGCCGGGGCTGATCGGTCTGCTCCAGGCCACCGAAGCGATCAAACTGATCACCGGCATCGGTGACTGCCTGGATGGTCGGCTGCTGGTGGTTGACGCCCTGGCGATGCGATTTCGGGAACTCACCCTCCGCGTTGATCCGGACAGACCGAAGGTTGAGAGCCTGATTGACTACCGAGAGTTTTGTAAGCCAACAGCCCCCGCCATGAACAGCATCAGCGTGATTGAGCTGAAGGCATTGCTGGAGAGCGGTGCTACCGACATGGCTCTTATTGATGTTCGCACTCCAGAAGAGGCGCAAGTTGCATCAATTGTGGGATCTGAATTGATCCCCCTGGCATCGATTGAGAGTGGTGAAGCCATGGAGCGTTTGCGTGATTTGTCGACCTCTAAGCAAATATTTGTCCACTGCAAGCTTGGAGGGCGTTCGGCCAAGGCGGTATCTTTGCTTAAACAAAGTGGAATTGAAGCAGTGAATGTCAGTGGTGGTATCGAGGCTTGGTCTGATGAGATTGATCCCTCACTGGCGCGCTATTGA